The stretch of DNA AGGCTGCCTGGTTGGCTATTTCCTGAGCTGATTAGAGCATCCGGTTCAGCCCAAGCGACAAAAAAGGCCCGGCGGGGATCTAATCCGCCGGGCCTTTCTTTTTCTCAGGGGCTGATATTGCCTGTTAGCTCCTTATTCAACAAATGCCCGCTCAATCACATACTCCGCCTGAATGCCATGGCGAGACTCGGTAAAACCGGCTTCGTCCAGGATGCGACACATATCCTTGAGCATTGAGGGACTACCGCACAACATAAAACGGTCATGCTCCGGATCAGGTTGTGGCTGGCCAATTTTTCTAGCCAGTGTGCCATCTTCCAGAATATCAGTCACTCGCCCTTGATTCTCAAACTCATCACGGGTAACAGTCGGGTAATAAAGCAGTTTTTCACGCACCACATCACCAAAAAACTCATTTTGCGGCAACTCTTTGGTAATGTAGTCCTTGTAGGCTAGGTCAACGATACGGCGTACACCATGCACCAGCACTACTCGCTCAAAGCGGTCATACACCTCAGGGTCACGAATGATACTCATAAACGGAGCCAGCCCCGTACCGGTGCCAACCAGGTAAAGGTTACGACCCGGACGCAGGTGCTCGGCCACCAGAGTGCCCGTTGGCTTGCTGCTGACGTAGACTTCATCCCCTACTTTGATATTCTGCAAGCGTGATGTCAGCGGGCCGTCCGGCACTTTAATACTGAAGAATTCCAGCTCTTCATCATAGTTTGCGCTGGCGATACTGTAAGCCCGCATCAGGGGTCGGCCATCCACCTCAAGACCCACCATCACAAAATGACCATTCTCGAAACGCAGACCTTTATCGCGGGTCGTGGTAAAACTGAATAGCGACTCATTCCAGTGATGAACGCTGGTCACACTTTGTTTGGATATTGCGGCCATAAAAATTCCTTAAAGCTACTGAACATCAAATTTCGACGCACGCATGATACGCATGGAACAAATAGAACCAAAATGATTTAATAAGCTAAACTTTATCTGTTTTACAAATAAGGAGGCTCGACATGCATTACACCCTTCGGCAAATCGAGGTATTCCTGGCAACTGCATTCCACGAAAACGTATCGCAAGCGGCCGACAGTCTGGCCATGTCCCAATCAGCCGCCAGTTCGGCATTGAAGGAGTTGGAACAACGCTTTGGTATTCAGTTGTTTGACCGGGTTGGCAAACGTCTGCAATTGAATGATTTTGGCAAAAGCCTGCGACCAAAGGCTGAGTCATTGCTGAGCCAGGCCGTTGAGTTCGAAAACCTGTTAGCCATGCGCGGCGAAATCGGCCACATTAATGTTGGCGCCACCCTGACCATCGGCAACTACCTGGCCGTGCCCATTATGGCCGAATTCATGAACCGCTACCCTGGCTCCCGCGTAGATCTGACTGTGGAAAACACACGCTCAATCACACAGAGGGTGCTGAACTTTGAGCTGGATATTGGTCTGGTTGAGGGAGAGCTGCAAAATGATAATCTCGATATT from Pseudohongiella spirulinae encodes:
- a CDS encoding LysR substrate-binding domain-containing protein — protein: MHYTLRQIEVFLATAFHENVSQAADSLAMSQSAASSALKELEQRFGIQLFDRVGKRLQLNDFGKSLRPKAESLLSQAVEFENLLAMRGEIGHINVGATLTIGNYLAVPIMAEFMNRYPGSRVDLTVENTRSITQRVLNFELDIGLVEGELQNDNLDIIHWRDDELSLFCAPDHPLAGRPTLNDDDLAEAEWIIREAGSGTRQGFEHAMYGLMSGLNVRLELQHTEAIKRAVEAGLGIGCLSRITLQEAFRRGSLLPLYAPQRDWMRRFYFILHKQKYRTAGIRNWLTLCQEEGADHFSTYGPDQ
- a CDS encoding ferredoxin--NADP reductase, with translation MAAISKQSVTSVHHWNESLFSFTTTRDKGLRFENGHFVMVGLEVDGRPLMRAYSIASANYDEELEFFSIKVPDGPLTSRLQNIKVGDEVYVSSKPTGTLVAEHLRPGRNLYLVGTGTGLAPFMSIIRDPEVYDRFERVVLVHGVRRIVDLAYKDYITKELPQNEFFGDVVREKLLYYPTVTRDEFENQGRVTDILEDGTLARKIGQPQPDPEHDRFMLCGSPSMLKDMCRILDEAGFTESRHGIQAEYVIERAFVE